One Cupriavidus taiwanensis LMG 19424 DNA segment encodes these proteins:
- a CDS encoding adenylate/guanylate cyclase domain-containing protein translates to MGALGAAGTPRDWLRPGLFALVLGACALLGSGMWSPRWFHRLEDLMADLRWRLGPSAGQSAHVAVVEIDEASLDIVGPWPWPREVVAGLAGELFTRHAARVVALDMVFPEPRDAAADAALLALARRHRMVFSQAFYLTQQTARAGQPGGALPGPADLAAPPAATGHLGNFFTAAPGDCVGHITPQVDADGVVRRMAPVIGYAGQQYPMLAAAALLCARPGLPAALPWTTLAPLLAQAREADGFVPIPWRHASEGFPVFSAVDVLARRVPAQALAGRYVLVGASALGLSDHVVSPHDPRLPGVMAHAEMLDWLLAEAAAPSPRLVLPWLGWAWTVATVLALAWLSRGGNLLVTYGALTGMAGSWLLVLLGLPPGAAGRAAVLPVVAAILLLVLQAPAEWALARAQARQFQRRFRRYLPPAVMEALLRERGYEAMLPMRRTVTVLFADMEGYTALAETMAPERLVKVTEIVLEALTAQIHAAGGTVDKYIGDAVMAFWNAPLDQPDHADRGLACACAMLSGMPALNARLQAACPWLAPVRVCIGLHSGEAVVGEIGSPLRKSYTAIGDTVNIASRLQDLCKAVSADLLVGEGTAALAQGHVLKPVGRARLRGRSRAEQIYAVRGRPCPQPFDLSEPAVA, encoded by the coding sequence TTGGGGGCGCTAGGCGCGGCAGGCACGCCGCGCGACTGGCTGCGCCCGGGACTGTTCGCCCTGGTGCTGGGCGCCTGCGCGCTGCTCGGCAGCGGCATGTGGTCGCCGCGCTGGTTTCACCGCCTGGAGGACCTGATGGCCGACCTGCGCTGGCGGCTGGGGCCGTCCGCGGGCCAGTCGGCGCATGTCGCGGTGGTCGAGATCGACGAGGCCAGCCTGGACATCGTCGGGCCCTGGCCATGGCCGCGCGAAGTCGTGGCGGGGCTGGCGGGAGAGCTCTTCACCCGGCACGCAGCCCGCGTGGTCGCCCTGGACATGGTATTCCCCGAACCGCGGGACGCCGCCGCCGATGCCGCCTTGCTTGCGCTCGCCAGACGACACCGGATGGTGTTCTCACAGGCCTTCTACCTGACGCAGCAAACGGCGCGCGCCGGCCAGCCCGGTGGCGCGCTGCCGGGGCCCGCCGACCTGGCAGCGCCCCCGGCGGCGACGGGCCATCTCGGCAACTTCTTCACCGCCGCTCCGGGCGATTGCGTCGGTCATATCACGCCCCAGGTGGACGCCGACGGGGTGGTGCGGCGCATGGCGCCGGTGATCGGCTATGCCGGGCAGCAGTATCCGATGCTGGCCGCGGCGGCCTTGCTGTGCGCAAGGCCCGGCTTGCCTGCGGCGCTGCCCTGGACCACGCTGGCGCCGCTGCTGGCGCAGGCGAGGGAGGCGGATGGCTTCGTGCCCATCCCTTGGCGCCACGCGAGCGAAGGGTTTCCGGTGTTCAGCGCGGTCGATGTGCTGGCCCGGCGCGTGCCGGCGCAGGCGCTGGCGGGACGTTATGTGCTGGTCGGCGCGTCGGCGCTCGGCCTGTCGGACCATGTCGTCAGCCCGCACGATCCACGCCTGCCCGGCGTGATGGCGCATGCCGAAATGCTCGACTGGCTGCTGGCGGAAGCCGCGGCGCCCTCGCCGCGGCTCGTGCTGCCGTGGCTGGGCTGGGCCTGGACCGTGGCCACCGTGCTGGCGCTCGCCTGGCTGTCGCGCGGCGGCAACCTGCTGGTCACCTATGGCGCCCTGACCGGCATGGCCGGGTCATGGCTGCTGGTGCTGCTGGGATTGCCGCCTGGCGCCGCAGGCCGCGCGGCGGTGCTGCCCGTGGTGGCCGCGATCCTGCTGCTGGTCTTGCAGGCACCGGCGGAATGGGCGTTGGCGCGCGCGCAGGCGCGGCAGTTCCAGCGCCGCTTCCGCCGCTACCTGCCGCCGGCGGTGATGGAAGCCTTGCTGCGCGAACGCGGCTACGAGGCCATGCTGCCCATGCGCCGGACCGTGACCGTGCTGTTCGCCGACATGGAGGGTTACACCGCGCTGGCCGAAACCATGGCGCCGGAGCGGCTGGTCAAAGTGACCGAGATCGTCCTGGAAGCACTGACCGCGCAGATCCATGCCGCTGGCGGCACGGTCGACAAGTACATCGGGGATGCGGTGATGGCGTTCTGGAACGCGCCGCTCGACCAGCCTGACCATGCGGACCGGGGCCTGGCCTGTGCCTGCGCCATGCTGTCCGGCATGCCGGCGCTGAACGCGCGGCTGCAGGCAGCATGCCCGTGGCTGGCGCCGGTGCGGGTCTGCATCGGGCTGCACAGTGGCGAAGCGGTGGTGGGCGAGATCGGCTCGCCGCTGCGCAAGAGCTATACAGCCATCGGCGACACGGTCAATATCGCGTCGCGGCTGCAGGACCTGTGCAAGGCGGTCTCGGCCGACCTCCTGGTAGGCGAGGGCACCGCGGCGCTGGCACAAGGCCACGTACTGAAGCCGGTTGGTCGCGCGCGCCTGCGCGGACGCAGCCGGGCCGAGCAGATCTACGCGGTCCGCGGGCGGCCGTGCCCGCAGCCTTTCGACCTGTCGGAGCCGGCTGTTGCGTGA
- a CDS encoding FecR family protein codes for MNTMIRGMLIGCLSIGWAVLAWAQGPAEVGKIAVVAGSAWLEAHGQRQPLQAGSTLHEGATLETGSDGYVYVNTVDRGFVSLRPNSSLTIEAYAYDSAAPANTQIKLRLNRGVVRTISGEGAQAARERFRMNTPVAAIGIRGTDFSVFTDARTTRASVRAGGIVMSPFLAGCRPAGTGPCEGGTGLSSQAGGSILQLRHGETQPTLLGPQFQHLSPEAVAPPGKDEGSVAGGQVKTSAVSAPAVVTANEIEILGDAVRLLPEPRPAPAPVPETPVVRPQPVPPAPEAQKLFWGRYQALASLPADTTLEALRAGVHDIVAMGGFGPFALVRDSREPMTMPVKGVFGFQLKSAEAYVVGDGKATAATVADPSLVVDFGKRRFDTSLTVSTSQLSHSMRAQGSVTSDGMMRSDQAAGNAMVRGALAGTDASQAGYVFSSQIGASGQTAVGATNWGR; via the coding sequence ATGAATACGATGATCCGGGGAATGCTGATCGGCTGCCTGTCGATCGGCTGGGCGGTATTGGCATGGGCGCAGGGACCGGCCGAGGTGGGCAAGATCGCCGTGGTGGCGGGCAGCGCCTGGCTCGAGGCGCACGGCCAGCGGCAGCCGCTGCAGGCCGGCAGCACGCTGCACGAAGGCGCGACGCTGGAGACCGGCAGCGACGGCTACGTCTACGTCAACACGGTGGACCGCGGCTTTGTCAGCCTGCGCCCGAACTCCAGCCTGACCATCGAGGCCTACGCCTACGACAGCGCCGCGCCCGCCAATACGCAGATCAAGCTCAGGCTGAACCGCGGCGTGGTGCGCACCATCTCCGGCGAAGGCGCCCAGGCGGCACGGGAGCGCTTTCGCATGAATACCCCGGTGGCGGCGATCGGCATCCGCGGTACCGACTTCTCGGTCTTCACCGACGCCCGCACCACGCGTGCCAGCGTGCGTGCCGGCGGCATTGTGATGTCGCCATTCCTTGCTGGCTGTCGGCCCGCAGGCACGGGCCCGTGCGAGGGCGGCACGGGGCTGTCGAGCCAGGCCGGCGGCAGCATCCTGCAGCTGCGCCATGGCGAGACCCAGCCGACGCTGCTCGGGCCGCAGTTCCAGCACCTGTCGCCCGAGGCGGTGGCGCCGCCCGGCAAGGATGAGGGGAGCGTCGCCGGCGGACAGGTCAAGACCTCGGCGGTGAGCGCGCCGGCGGTCGTCACCGCCAACGAGATCGAAATACTCGGTGACGCCGTCAGGTTGCTGCCCGAGCCGCGTCCCGCCCCTGCGCCCGTGCCCGAGACGCCGGTGGTGCGCCCGCAGCCTGTCCCGCCTGCGCCGGAGGCGCAGAAGCTGTTCTGGGGCCGCTACCAGGCCCTGGCCAGCCTGCCGGCGGACACCACGCTGGAAGCACTGCGCGCAGGCGTCCATGACATCGTTGCGATGGGCGGTTTCGGGCCGTTTGCCCTGGTTCGCGATTCGCGCGAGCCGATGACGATGCCGGTCAAGGGTGTGTTCGGCTTCCAGCTCAAGAGTGCCGAGGCTTACGTGGTGGGCGATGGCAAGGCGACCGCGGCGACCGTCGCCGATCCGTCGCTGGTGGTCGACTTCGGCAAGCGCCGCTTCGACACCAGCCTTACGGTCAGCACCAGCCAGCTCAGCCATTCGATGCGCGCGCAAGGCTCCGTGACCTCCGACGGCATGATGCGCAGCGACCAGGCCGCGGGCAATGCCATGGTGCGCGGCGCGCTGGCCGGCACCGACGCGTCGCAGGCCGGCTACGTGTTCAGCAGCCAGATCGGCGCCTCCGGGCAGACGGCGGTAGGGGCGACAAATTGGGGGCGCTAG
- a CDS encoding Crp/Fnr family transcriptional regulator: protein MKPLDLLRRQRLLAGLDDETLLELQAEIRIQRFRKREFVVHHGAAGDSLMMLLSGRLQVIALAEDGREVGLDFVEPGDYFGELSIIDGLPRSASIVASVDSLVGFLPRQKAKWLFYNHPSVIETLLQKLCNTIRQASSYRSMLGMNRAYSRVYAILMSAARNPTGNLVTIENLPNQQGIAIMANVSRETVSRAIHALVSTGIVQKDLRRLIVREPVILEKLAKGEAEIQVRKKPEAKAA, encoded by the coding sequence ATGAAGCCGCTTGATCTGCTCAGGCGACAACGTCTCCTGGCCGGCCTGGATGACGAAACGCTGCTTGAGCTGCAGGCCGAGATCCGGATCCAGCGGTTTCGCAAGCGGGAATTTGTCGTCCACCACGGCGCCGCCGGCGATTCGCTGATGATGCTGCTGAGCGGCCGGCTGCAGGTCATCGCACTGGCGGAGGATGGGCGCGAAGTGGGGCTCGATTTCGTCGAGCCCGGCGACTATTTCGGGGAGCTGTCCATCATCGATGGCCTGCCCCGCTCCGCCTCGATCGTCGCCAGCGTCGATTCGCTGGTCGGCTTCCTGCCCCGGCAGAAGGCGAAGTGGTTGTTCTACAACCACCCGAGCGTGATCGAGACCCTGCTGCAGAAGCTGTGCAACACGATCCGCCAGGCCTCCAGCTATCGTTCGATGCTGGGCATGAACCGGGCCTACTCGCGCGTCTACGCGATCCTGATGAGCGCCGCGCGCAACCCGACCGGCAACCTCGTCACGATCGAGAACCTGCCCAACCAGCAGGGCATCGCGATCATGGCCAATGTCAGCCGCGAGACCGTGTCGCGCGCGATCCACGCCCTGGTCAGCACCGGTATCGTCCAGAAAGACCTGCGCCGGCTGATCGTGCGCGAGCCGGTCATCCTGGAAAAGCTGGCCAAGGGCGAAGCCGAGATTCAGGTGCGCAAGAAGCCCGAGGCAAAGGCGGCGTAG
- a CDS encoding glycosyltransferase family 4 protein gives MRVAIVAPSPVPFIIGGAENLWWGMLRELNRRAGVVAELIKLPSPERNLVELIGSYRTFSRLDLSHFDLVISTKYPAWMVRHPNHMVYLQHKLRGLYDTCPAHLARPPDAAAVARLRLPPALESALLAGHGGESLDAAEVAETLLAALTRADAPPELLHFPGTFARAVVHLLDRIGMQPGHIRRYAAISRTVQERASHFPAGCHVEVCHHPTGLEGLAPAALPDDAGIFTASRLVGGKRIDLLIDAYLRSGATLPLRIAGAGPEEQALRARAASHDGIQFLGRLTDAELAQAYARAAFVPFVPYQEDYGLITLEAMLCGRPVLTVSDSGGPTELIEDGVNGVIAAPDAQALGAAIARLSADPAGVAAMGLRARDRAAAIHWQAFGDWLLSGAAPAAASACAPAPCAAHVARPAKPRLVVVNTFPVEPVVSGGKLRLFGLYRHLAQAFEVRFVNLADTAMPRHARPLAPGVVEEVVPVTPRLREHARDLEQKLGVSAGDLAAAMHPDSVPQWLEALREQLRIAELAVCAHPYGFPALQAAGEPRPHLYEAHNVEYDLKAGMYGRHAWAAQLVRHFERQCAEQACGVTACSELDAERLRELYQLDGTPVAVLANGIEIAETPFVAVAERQARGSRLGKERPLALFMGSAHGPNLEAALLVLAAAARSPALDFAIMGSVCGMIDADARPGNVAMLGVVDAAEKSLWLGLADYGLNPVRAGSGTNLKLAEYTASGLLVLSTAFGARGSGLTAWEDFVPIEADDLAGALCAAHALDAGRHGALVASARAKVAASGDWRKIGERYAAFASGFLRT, from the coding sequence ATGAGAGTAGCGATCGTGGCACCGAGTCCGGTGCCTTTTATCATCGGCGGCGCCGAGAACCTCTGGTGGGGCATGCTGCGCGAACTGAACCGGCGTGCGGGCGTGGTGGCCGAACTGATCAAGCTGCCGAGCCCGGAGCGCAACCTGGTCGAGCTGATCGGAAGCTACCGCACCTTCTCTCGGCTGGACCTGAGCCATTTCGACCTCGTCATCAGCACCAAGTACCCGGCGTGGATGGTCCGGCATCCCAACCATATGGTCTACCTGCAGCACAAGCTGCGCGGCCTCTATGACACGTGCCCGGCGCACCTGGCGCGCCCGCCGGACGCCGCTGCGGTGGCGCGCCTGCGGTTGCCGCCGGCACTCGAGTCCGCCTTGCTGGCGGGCCACGGCGGCGAAAGCCTGGATGCGGCCGAGGTGGCCGAGACCCTGCTGGCGGCGCTGACGCGCGCGGATGCGCCGCCGGAACTGCTGCATTTTCCCGGGACCTTCGCGCGCGCGGTGGTGCATCTGCTTGACCGCATCGGCATGCAGCCCGGCCATATCCGGCGCTACGCGGCGATCTCGCGCACGGTGCAGGAGCGTGCTTCGCATTTTCCTGCGGGCTGCCATGTCGAGGTGTGCCATCACCCGACCGGGCTGGAGGGGCTGGCGCCCGCCGCGCTGCCGGACGACGCCGGCATCTTCACCGCGAGCCGGCTGGTGGGCGGCAAGCGTATCGACTTGCTGATCGATGCCTATCTGCGCAGCGGTGCGACGCTGCCGCTGCGCATTGCCGGCGCCGGCCCGGAAGAGCAGGCCCTGCGCGCGCGTGCGGCAAGCCACGACGGCATTCAGTTTCTGGGCAGGCTCACCGATGCGGAACTGGCCCAGGCATATGCCCGGGCGGCATTCGTCCCTTTCGTGCCGTACCAGGAGGACTATGGCCTGATCACGCTGGAGGCGATGCTGTGCGGGCGGCCGGTGCTGACCGTCAGCGACAGCGGCGGGCCCACCGAACTGATCGAGGATGGCGTCAATGGCGTGATCGCGGCACCCGACGCGCAAGCGCTCGGCGCTGCCATCGCGCGGCTTTCAGCGGACCCGGCCGGCGTCGCCGCCATGGGCCTGCGCGCGCGCGATCGCGCGGCGGCGATCCACTGGCAGGCCTTTGGCGACTGGCTGCTGTCCGGCGCCGCCCCCGCTGCTGCGTCGGCGTGCGCCCCGGCGCCCTGCGCGGCGCATGTGGCACGCCCGGCCAAGCCCCGCCTCGTGGTCGTCAACACATTCCCGGTCGAGCCGGTGGTCAGCGGCGGCAAGCTGCGGCTGTTCGGCTTGTACCGCCACCTGGCGCAGGCGTTCGAGGTGCGCTTCGTCAACCTGGCGGACACCGCCATGCCCCGCCATGCCAGGCCGCTGGCGCCCGGGGTGGTGGAGGAGGTGGTGCCGGTGACGCCGCGCCTGCGCGAGCATGCCCGGGATCTCGAACAAAAGCTTGGCGTGTCGGCGGGCGACCTGGCCGCGGCGATGCACCCGGACAGCGTGCCGCAGTGGCTCGAGGCGCTGCGCGAGCAGCTGCGCATCGCGGAGCTGGCGGTGTGCGCGCATCCGTACGGCTTCCCCGCCTTGCAGGCTGCCGGCGAGCCGCGTCCGCACCTGTACGAGGCGCACAATGTCGAGTACGACCTGAAGGCCGGCATGTATGGCCGGCACGCGTGGGCGGCCCAGCTGGTGCGGCACTTCGAGCGCCAGTGCGCCGAGCAGGCGTGCGGCGTGACCGCTTGCAGCGAGCTCGATGCCGAGCGGCTGCGCGAGCTGTACCAGCTCGACGGCACGCCGGTGGCGGTGCTGGCCAACGGCATCGAGATCGCCGAGACACCGTTCGTGGCGGTTGCCGAGCGCCAGGCCCGGGGAAGCCGCCTGGGCAAGGAGCGGCCACTGGCCCTGTTCATGGGCAGTGCCCACGGGCCCAATCTGGAAGCGGCCTTGCTGGTGCTGGCCGCGGCCGCGCGCAGCCCGGCGCTGGACTTTGCCATCATGGGCTCGGTCTGCGGCATGATCGACGCCGATGCGCGGCCCGGCAATGTCGCCATGCTGGGGGTGGTCGACGCGGCGGAGAAGTCGCTGTGGCTAGGCCTGGCGGATTACGGCCTCAATCCCGTGCGGGCCGGCTCCGGCACCAACCTGAAGCTGGCCGAGTACACCGCCAGCGGCCTGCTGGTGCTGAGCACGGCATTCGGCGCGCGCGGCAGCGGCCTCACCGCGTGGGAGGATTTCGTGCCGATCGAGGCCGACGACCTCGCCGGCGCCCTGTGCGCCGCGCATGCGCTCGACGCCGGGCGCCATGGCGCGCTGGTTGCGTCGGCGCGCGCCAAGGTCGCCGCGAGCGGCGACTGGCGCAAGATCGGCGAACGCTACGCCGCCTTTGCCTCGGGCTTCTTGCGCACCTGA
- a CDS encoding glycosyltransferase family 4 protein: MKILLTANLVPFLHGGAEYHIANLAAALREAGHALEVLRLPFRFGPEDAVEQAMAHAAALDMHRPNGVEIDRVISLQFPGWGVAHPDHHVWVMHQHRAVYDLYAEAAATPPLRRLRERVIAFDNASLARTRRRFANSRRVAQRLWQYNQIEAEPLYHPPPLVGRFRCEAALPFIFMPSRLETLKRQALLVEAAARLRGGLSIVLAGTGGQMEILRQRIEALGVGHRVALLGEISEQEKLHFYARALAVCFPARDEDYGYVPLEAMLSSKPVVVCSDGGGPLEFMRHGENGWVVPPDPDALAATLEAIAARPAQAAEMGVAGRQMLLARGIGWEHVVATLTS; this comes from the coding sequence GTGAAGATCCTGCTGACCGCGAACCTGGTGCCGTTCCTGCACGGCGGCGCCGAGTACCACATCGCCAATCTCGCCGCCGCGCTGCGCGAGGCCGGGCACGCGCTCGAGGTGCTGCGGCTGCCGTTCCGCTTCGGGCCGGAGGACGCCGTGGAGCAGGCCATGGCGCACGCGGCCGCGCTCGACATGCACCGCCCCAACGGGGTGGAGATCGACCGCGTGATCAGCCTGCAGTTTCCCGGCTGGGGGGTCGCGCACCCGGATCACCACGTGTGGGTGATGCACCAGCATCGCGCCGTGTACGACCTGTATGCCGAAGCCGCGGCCACGCCGCCGCTGCGGCGCCTGCGCGAGCGTGTGATCGCCTTCGACAACGCCAGCCTTGCCCGGACCCGCCGGCGCTTTGCCAACTCGCGGCGCGTGGCACAGCGGCTGTGGCAGTACAACCAGATCGAAGCCGAGCCGCTCTATCACCCGCCGCCGCTGGTGGGGCGGTTCCGCTGCGAAGCGGCGCTGCCGTTCATCTTCATGCCGAGCCGGCTCGAGACGCTCAAGCGCCAGGCGCTGCTGGTCGAGGCCGCCGCGCGGCTGCGTGGCGGGCTGTCGATCGTGCTGGCCGGCACCGGCGGCCAGATGGAAATACTGCGCCAGCGGATCGAGGCGCTGGGCGTGGGCCACCGCGTGGCGCTGCTGGGCGAGATCAGCGAACAGGAGAAGCTGCACTTCTACGCCCGCGCCCTTGCCGTGTGTTTTCCCGCGCGCGACGAAGACTACGGCTATGTGCCGCTCGAAGCGATGCTGTCGTCCAAGCCGGTGGTGGTGTGCAGCGACGGCGGCGGGCCGCTCGAGTTTATGCGGCACGGGGAAAACGGCTGGGTGGTGCCGCCGGATCCCGACGCTCTTGCCGCGACGCTGGAGGCCATCGCCGCGCGTCCGGCGCAGGCCGCGGAGATGGGCGTGGCGGGCCGGCAGATGCTGCTGGCGCGCGGCATCGGCTGGGAACACGTGGTCGCGACGCTGACATCGTGA
- a CDS encoding methyltransferase domain-containing protein has protein sequence MLHERNALSEPAEPCAPAAGDGDAAQARAALEALVARVRAEAAAADGKASAQDPLSADYLSLPEPALPELGYAGADGVLHPVHLLSIPRTEFVGQAYRLLLGREPDDAGAAHYAAVLALTDSRLWVVAQLRASAEGRRRGVRLAGGAGLLARYLAARVALRLGLGGPARRAFGRYEQRLARREAAGVWLADALQRQRDGMLRAQRAWRKPIEAVAGSVLNALREQRDARARLDALEDQLEKLSAELTHERLSRMGERRTAPPVPGLLPHHGVSDNGHGEAADGADLRAQIEAYYMAFENANRGSREEIRRKLSAYDGWIEALREASPGPVLDIGCGRGEWLELLAERGIPARGVDLNSTMVAFCRGHGLEVDACDGVEAMARMPAGALGAVTAFHVVEHLPFEVLYAMIANAARVLAPGGSILIETPNPENLLVGSHTFYHDFSHRNPVTPTSLSFLLAFHGFEAPQVLRLNPYPASAKVPGDDPLTERVNGHLCGPQDYAMIARKPLLPPASPAPQHEAAAAP, from the coding sequence TTGCTTCATGAGCGAAATGCGCTATCCGAGCCCGCTGAACCGTGCGCGCCGGCCGCGGGCGACGGTGACGCGGCCCAGGCGCGTGCGGCGCTGGAGGCGCTGGTCGCCCGCGTGCGCGCCGAGGCGGCCGCGGCCGATGGCAAGGCCAGCGCGCAGGATCCGCTGTCCGCGGACTACCTGAGCCTGCCCGAGCCGGCGCTGCCGGAACTGGGCTATGCCGGCGCGGACGGTGTCCTGCACCCGGTCCACCTGCTGTCGATCCCGCGCACGGAGTTTGTCGGGCAGGCCTACCGCCTGCTGCTGGGACGCGAGCCCGACGACGCCGGCGCCGCCCACTACGCCGCGGTGCTGGCGTTGACCGATAGCCGGCTGTGGGTCGTGGCACAGCTGCGCGCCTCGGCCGAGGGCCGTCGCCGCGGCGTACGGCTGGCCGGCGGCGCCGGACTGCTGGCACGGTACCTGGCGGCTCGCGTTGCGCTGCGACTGGGCCTGGGCGGGCCGGCGCGGCGCGCCTTCGGCCGCTACGAGCAGCGCCTGGCCCGCCGCGAGGCGGCGGGGGTGTGGCTCGCCGATGCGTTGCAGCGGCAACGCGACGGCATGCTGCGCGCGCAGCGCGCCTGGCGCAAGCCGATCGAGGCGGTCGCGGGCAGCGTGCTGAATGCCCTGCGCGAACAGCGCGACGCGCGCGCGCGCCTCGACGCGCTGGAAGACCAGCTGGAAAAGCTCTCGGCCGAGCTGACCCATGAGCGACTGTCGCGCATGGGCGAGCGCCGCACCGCGCCGCCCGTGCCGGGCCTGCTGCCCCACCACGGGGTCAGCGATAACGGGCATGGCGAGGCCGCGGACGGCGCGGACCTGCGCGCGCAGATCGAGGCCTATTACATGGCCTTCGAGAACGCGAACCGCGGCTCGCGCGAAGAGATCCGCCGCAAGCTGTCCGCCTATGACGGCTGGATCGAGGCCCTGCGCGAGGCGTCACCCGGCCCGGTACTCGATATCGGCTGCGGACGCGGCGAATGGCTGGAATTGCTGGCCGAGCGCGGCATTCCGGCGCGCGGCGTCGATCTCAACAGCACGATGGTGGCGTTCTGCCGCGGCCACGGCCTGGAGGTCGATGCCTGCGATGGCGTAGAGGCCATGGCCCGCATGCCGGCCGGCGCGCTGGGCGCGGTGACGGCGTTCCATGTGGTCGAGCATCTGCCCTTCGAAGTGCTGTACGCGATGATCGCCAATGCGGCGCGGGTGCTGGCGCCGGGCGGTTCGATCCTGATCGAGACGCCGAATCCGGAGAACCTGCTGGTGGGCAGCCATACCTTCTATCATGACTTTTCCCACCGCAATCCGGTCACGCCGACGTCGCTGTCGTTCCTGCTGGCCTTCCATGGCTTCGAGGCGCCGCAGGTGCTGCGGCTCAACCCTTATCCGGCATCGGCCAAGGTGCCCGGGGACGACCCGTTGACCGAGCGCGTCAACGGCCACCTGTGCGGACCGCAGGACTACGCAATGATCGCGCGCAAGCCGCTGCTGCCGCCCGCCTCGCCGGCGCCACAGCACGAAGCCGCCGCCGCACCGTGA
- a CDS encoding ABC transporter ATP-binding protein, translated as MPGTASTAAPLLALTRVSKAFRLYASPADRLKEALLRRACHRDHQALDGVSLEVRPGDAVGVIGRNGAGKSTLLKLVTGVLLPDAGTVRHAGRVTGLLELGTGFDPNLSGRDNIDVNARLLGMDAAEVRRKRDAIIAFSELGPFIDAPVRTYSSGMTMRLGFAIAIHADPDCFVVDEALSVGDARFQQKCIARIREYREQGGGILFVSHDVNAIKLVCNRAVVLEAGRLLFDGTPEQAVSRYFRLIAGVPAGMQMTARDDGGDGDRDYGQRRTRIVAATLHDGQGRESHKFVCGDAVSLRLAVASDDNVALNVGFLLRDRFGQDMFGTNTGLLGRRVEFRRGTVSECRFDFPVRLAPGSYSVTLAVHSELTHLHNCQHWLDNALEFEVSAFGSRAFAGLCELPVSFSQTPQGVRAGAGADKEIPFAS; from the coding sequence ATGCCAGGCACTGCATCCACGGCGGCGCCGCTGCTCGCGCTGACGCGCGTCAGCAAGGCGTTCCGCCTCTACGCATCCCCCGCGGACCGGCTCAAGGAGGCGCTGCTGCGCCGGGCCTGCCACCGCGACCACCAGGCGCTCGACGGCGTCAGCCTGGAAGTCCGGCCGGGCGACGCAGTCGGGGTGATCGGGCGCAACGGCGCGGGCAAGTCCACGCTGCTCAAGCTGGTCACCGGGGTACTGCTGCCCGATGCCGGCACGGTCCGGCATGCGGGCCGGGTCACCGGCTTGCTGGAACTGGGCACGGGGTTCGATCCCAACCTGTCGGGGCGCGACAACATCGACGTCAATGCCCGGCTGCTGGGCATGGACGCGGCGGAAGTGCGGCGCAAGCGCGACGCCATCATTGCGTTCTCCGAGCTGGGGCCGTTCATCGATGCGCCGGTGCGCACGTACTCGTCGGGCATGACCATGCGCCTGGGCTTTGCCATCGCCATTCACGCGGATCCGGACTGCTTTGTTGTCGACGAAGCGCTGTCGGTCGGCGATGCCCGCTTCCAGCAGAAGTGCATCGCCAGGATCCGCGAGTACCGGGAGCAGGGCGGCGGCATTCTCTTTGTCTCGCACGACGTCAACGCGATCAAGCTGGTCTGCAATCGCGCGGTGGTGCTGGAAGCGGGCCGGCTGCTGTTCGACGGCACGCCAGAGCAGGCCGTGAGCCGCTATTTCCGGCTGATCGCCGGGGTGCCCGCCGGCATGCAGATGACGGCGCGCGATGATGGCGGCGATGGCGACCGCGACTACGGGCAACGGCGCACGCGCATCGTGGCCGCCACGCTGCATGACGGGCAGGGCCGGGAGTCGCACAAGTTTGTCTGCGGCGATGCGGTCAGCCTGCGGCTTGCCGTGGCCTCGGACGACAACGTGGCGCTGAATGTCGGCTTCCTGCTGCGCGACCGCTTCGGCCAGGACATGTTCGGCACCAATACCGGACTGCTGGGGCGCCGGGTCGAGTTCCGCCGCGGCACGGTGTCGGAATGCCGCTTCGATTTCCCGGTGCGGCTGGCACCGGGCAGCTATTCGGTCACGCTCGCGGTCCACTCGGAGCTGACCCATCTTCACAACTGCCAGCACTGGCTGGACAACGCACTCGAGTTCGAAGTGTCGGCATTCGGTTCCCGCGCCTTCGCCGGGTTGTGCGAGCTGCCGGTCAGCTTCAGCCAGACCCCGCAGGGCGTGCGTGCCGGTGCCGGTGCCGACAAGGAGATTCCCTTTGCTTCATGA